The Anabaena sp. PCC 7108 region CAACTTTGTGAACAAAATGGGCAGTATGGCTAGGAATTTTGGTTATAACATTCGAGTTTTTAATTATCAACAAGAACCCTTGGCAACTTACACTTGTAATTTTAGCAATAGTCCAGATTTATGTAAGATTCAAATGAGCAATCAAAGTAAGTTAGGCTTACGTCAGACCATTCAGGAAAATTAAAATAATTTTTAATTAGTAATTCACAATTTGTAATAATGCCGACCCCAGTGTACTCCAACATAATTGAGTTTTTTCAGAGGGAACAGGAAGCAACTCTTAACAGAAAAAACTCATGTTTAAAAACATGAGATTGAAATAATGACACTGTTTTTTTCGTGTCACTCTCCTTGTAAAAACATCCTTTTTTTGACTGCGCTTTAAACTCTTAAACTTTAGTTTTTTATTTGTTCCCTGTTCCCTGTTAAGAGTTCCCTCTCCTAACTATAAAATTTATTTTGCACGACTACTTAAAAGCGGGGGATTAAACCCTGAATTAGTTAAAATAATTTGCCATAGAGCCTCCGATATGTCATCCCAAGTTTTTCATTTTCATAAATAAAGACTCATACTGTTTTATCGTTGCCGATGGTAAAGGTAGTAAAAATTCACTTTTTTTGAGAATTTCTTGATTCTTTAGTAAGATGTGACTAAATGGTTCCTGAAGTTCAGCATTAGAAATATTTGTAGCCATAGGCGAATTAGTTTTAGTCAGTATTGCAATTTGCTTGGCTATATTTGGTTGCCAACAAAAATCAATCCATTCAGATGTTAAAGCCTTTTTTTCAACACCTGCGGGACTTACCCATAAATCTGCCCAAATTGCTGTTCCTGATTGGGGAATAACTACGGCAAGTTTGGGATAGCGATTTAGTATGGGGATGATGTCACTTGACCAACCAACTGCTAACCAAGTATCTCCAGTAATTAGCGGTTCTAAATAATTAGTAGAATCATAGAATCTTACCTGTTGATTTAAAGCCTGTAGTTCTGTTTTCAGGGCAGGAATTTGATCAAGATTTTCTGTATTATAAGATTTTCCCAGTTTCTTTAAAACCAAACCGATGACTTCTCTGGGTTGATTAAGTAGAGAAATGCGCGATCGCAATTCACTCCGCCACAAATCCTGCCAATCCTGTGGTTGCCAATCAAATTCTTTGAATTTATCACGATTATAAACAATTACTGTACTGCCCCAACGATAAGGCGCACCCCAAACCTGTCCTTGTGGATTTAGATTCCCTTGGTCATCGCGCCGTACTACTTTTTGCCACTTTTCATCTAAACCTGACCATTCTTTAATTTGTTCTGTTTCTATGGGTTGAATTAGTTTTTGTTCAATCGCAGCTTTTAACCAATAATCACCCAATGTCACCAAGTCAGCTTTTGGTGCTTTTTGACTGGGAATCAGGCTCAAAAATCGAGTTAATCCTTCCTGATTTTTAGCTTTTGGTTGCTGCCAAGTTTGTAATTGCTGAAATAAATTTTTAATCTGATTAATTGGAGAAAACTTTAGCTTTACCTCTGACTTTATACCTTTGCGAAATTTATTAACCACCTGACCTGGTATGGAACCTTTTAATAACTGTACGTTGAGTTGGATCTGGTTTTTTCCAGCGCACCCAATTAGCAGTTGAGAAAAGGCAAGTCCACTTGTGCCTAGCAAAAAAGTCCTTCGATCCATTGATTTTGAAATTTGGAACTATACTTAGTATATTAAGTAATTTTCAAAAAAGACATAGGATTTGTATTTGATTTTTGTTGAAGCAGCCTGCGCTTTACACTTAAAAAAACCCAGTAAAGATATTCATGCCTTGTTTAGCTTCGTTTCTGTTGTCCGTTAAGAGTTCCCTGTTCTCTTCCTAGGCAAATAAATATGGCTATATCTCTAGTCAGGCAGACATAAATCAAATCACAATGTTCGGTGAAATATTAAATAAATCATAAGTATAGTTAACATTGCCAGTAAATTGAATAACATAGAAAAACTATTTTCAAACTAGGGTATTAAATGGAGCCATTACAGAAACAGATACTGACCTTGAGCCAGAAATTAGATGCTCTTTGTCAGGTAATTGAAAAACTCGATCTCAAAGTATCTCAGAGGTTATCTGAGTGTTCTTTAGATCAAATACAGACAAAGGATAATTATCAAGAAAATACAGAAACTGAACGTTATCAGTTAAAAAGACATATTAGTTTTAGTGCAGAATTAGAGCATAAGGATGTTTTGATAGATGGAATTTGTCCAGACATGAATTTTCAACCTGGAAATAAGCAAATAACCCCAGAAATTCAAATTCAACGGCTGACAGCACAATTAACAGCAGCATACAATCGCATTGCTGCTTTGGAAGAACAATTAATGCGAGAAAGAATCCACTAATTGCTCATTGCTTACGGTTCATAATTTGACTATAACTGAATTGCTGAAGTTGGTCTTCAATAGCTGCCAGAAGTTGATCTTGCTGCCAATCGTGACTCAGATAGGCGGCTATACAAGCGGCTCCAGCACCAACACCTTCTTTAACAAAACCCTGCTCGTAAGC contains the following coding sequences:
- a CDS encoding extracellular solute-binding protein; the protein is MDRRTFLLGTSGLAFSQLLIGCAGKNQIQLNVQLLKGSIPGQVVNKFRKGIKSEVKLKFSPINQIKNLFQQLQTWQQPKAKNQEGLTRFLSLIPSQKAPKADLVTLGDYWLKAAIEQKLIQPIETEQIKEWSGLDEKWQKVVRRDDQGNLNPQGQVWGAPYRWGSTVIVYNRDKFKEFDWQPQDWQDLWRSELRSRISLLNQPREVIGLVLKKLGKSYNTENLDQIPALKTELQALNQQVRFYDSTNYLEPLITGDTWLAVGWSSDIIPILNRYPKLAVVIPQSGTAIWADLWVSPAGVEKKALTSEWIDFCWQPNIAKQIAILTKTNSPMATNISNAELQEPFSHILLKNQEILKKSEFLLPLPSATIKQYESLFMKMKNLG